A window of Tautonia marina contains these coding sequences:
- a CDS encoding NADH-quinone oxidoreductase subunit A, translated as MIPNYGFIGLLLFAAIGFAVGPLVLVALIAPRKRSVEKGETYECGVRTTGETWVRFRLQYYIYAILFVVFDIETVFLYPWAVSYLGLAEMGFGLFVLVEMVIFLAMLAVGLAYAWASGDLRWV; from the coding sequence ATGATCCCGAACTACGGCTTCATCGGCCTCCTGCTGTTTGCGGCGATCGGCTTTGCCGTGGGTCCGCTCGTGCTGGTGGCGCTCATCGCCCCTCGCAAGCGGTCGGTCGAAAAGGGGGAGACCTACGAGTGCGGCGTCCGGACGACCGGCGAGACCTGGGTCCGCTTCCGCTTGCAGTATTACATCTACGCCATCCTGTTCGTCGTCTTCGACATCGAGACGGTGTTCCTCTACCCCTGGGCCGTCAGCTACCTCGGCCTGGCCGAAATGGGATTCGGGCTGTTCGTCCTGGTGGAAATGGTGATCTTCCTGGCCATGCTCGCCGTGGGCCTGGCCTATGCGTGGGCGTCCGGCGACCTTCGCTGGGTGTAA